One window of Phalacrocorax carbo chromosome 1, bPhaCar2.1, whole genome shotgun sequence genomic DNA carries:
- the TES gene encoding testin — translation MDLESKVKKMGLGHEQGFGAPCLKCKEKCEGFELHFWRKICRNCKCGQEEHDVLTSNEEDRKVGKLFEDTKYTTLIAKLKNDGIPMYKRNVMILTNPVAAKKNISINTVTYEWAPPVQNQTLARQYMQMLPKEKQPVAGSEGAQYRKKQLAKQLPAHDQDPSKCHELSPNEVKQMEQFVKKYKNEALGVGDVKLPGEVETRATEKNNVNDSDRSTSAAVGAMKDKSPDQKASQYSCYRCKLNMKEGDPAVYAERAGYDKLWHPVCFVCCTCSELLVDMIYFWKNGNLYCGRHYCDSEKPRCAGCDELIFSNEYTQAEGQNWHLKHFCCFDCDCVLAGEIYVMVNDKPVCKPCYVKNHAAICQGCHNAIDPEVQRVTYNNFNWHATQECFLCSCCSKCLIGQKFMPVEGMVFCSVECKKKMMS, via the exons ATGGGCTTGGGCCACGAGCAAGGATTTGGTGCCCCCTGCTTAAAATGCAAAGAGAAGTGTGAAGGATTTGAGCTTCATTTCTGGAG AAAAATATGTCGCAACTGCAAATGTGGCCAGGAAGAGCATGATGTCCTCACAAGTAATGAGGAAGATCGTAAAGTGGGGAAACTCTTTGAAGATACAAAATACACAACCCTTATTGCAAAGCTGAAGAATGATGGAATCCCCATGTATAAACGCAATGTAATGATACTGACTAACCCAGTGGCAGCCAAGAAGAACATATCCATCAATACGGTGACTTATGAGTGGGCTCCTCCTGTTCAGAATCAGACACTT GCTAGGCAGTATATGCAGATGCTACCCAAGGAGAAGCAGCCTGTTGCTGGCTCGGAAGGCGCGCAGTACAGGAAGAAACAGTTGGCTaagcagctgcctgctcacGATCAGGATCCTTCAAAATGCCACGAGCTCTCCCCCAATGAAGTTAAGCAGATGGAACAATTTGTGAAGAAGTACAAAAATGAGGCGCTTGGCGTAGGAGATGTCAAGCTCCCCGGCGAGGTGGAAACGAGAGCTACTGAGAAGAATAACGTAAACGACAGTGACAGAAGCACCTCAGCCGCTGTAGGAGCGATGAAGGACAAGTCCCCAGATCAGAAGGCATCTCAGTAT TCCTGCTATCGCTGCAAACTGAACATGAAAGAAGGTGACCCCGCTGTCTACGCAGAACGTGCTGGATATGACAAATTGTGGCACCCAGTGTGTTTTGTCTGTTGCACCTGCAGTGAACTTCTAGTAGACATGATCTATTTCTGGAAGAATGGTAACCTGTACTGTGGAAGACATTATTGTGATAGTGAAAAACCCCGCTGTGCTGGATGTGATGAG CTAATATTCAGCAATGAATATACTCAAGCGGAAGGTCAAAATTGGCATCTGAAGCACTTCTGCTGTTTTGACTGTGATTGTGTTTTGGCTGGGGAGATCTATGTAATGGTGAATGACAAGCCAGTCTGCAAACCCTGCTACGTGAAGAACCATGCTGCG aTCTGCCAAGGCTGTCATAATGCTATAGATCCAGAAGTTCAGCGTGTGACATACAACAACTTCAACTGGCATGCTACACAGGAATGCTTCttgtgctcctgctgcagcaagtGTCTAATTGGCCAGAAGTTCATGCCGGTGGAAGGGATGGTCTTTTGCTCAGTGGAATGTAAGAAAAAGATGATGTCTTAA